The DNA window TTGGGATGAATTTGTCGAACCTGGTCGGCGGTCAGCGTCTCAACGGAAACCGTGCCGCCATTCAACGTCATAAACTCGACTTCATAACCGCGCCCGTTTTCATAAACTTGCACAATTGTTCCGATATCGCCTTTGACGAGATTGCTTTCAGGCAAATCTTTTGTTAGAACAATACGGTCAAACTCTTTAAACATTTTCTACCCTGCCGGATACGCGGTCACAAATTTCGGATGACTTTCATTATTTAGTATAATCCAAACAGACCGAATTCTTGAATCCCGGTTTTTTGGATTTGGCAATACGCCTTCTAC is part of the Candidatus Hinthialibacter antarcticus genome and encodes:
- a CDS encoding DUF4926 domain-containing protein encodes the protein MFKEFDRIVLTKDLPESNLVKGDIGTIVQVYENGRGYEVEFMTLNGGTVSVETLTADQVRQIHPKEIANARAV